A region from the Candidatus Poribacteria bacterium genome encodes:
- a CDS encoding vitamin B12-dependent ribonucleotide reductase encodes MTIDNPNEVDEEATSPKHYSGGNRMGLTFTPYFTTPGVHPYDLLEWERRDAVIYNEKGDVIFKQEQVEVPVDWTQLATDIASSKYFRKAGLPSAEAEDSARQLVTRVARTLRRAGEEFGGYFATPEDAEAFEMELTHILVTQRGAFNSPVWFNCGLWHEYHIEGGGGSYYWDRDAQKVEVTTNAYQHPQNSACFIQSVDDSLDSMLELQRAEVRLFKYGSGTGSNFSKVRAKGELLSGGGESSGVLSFLEGFDRWAGSIKSGGTTRRAAKMVILDMDHPEIADYIDWKLREENKAKALIAAGYPADFNGEAYSTVSGQNSNNSVRIPDDFMSAYLQGDSWKTTYRTSGEVADEYDARTLMEKIAYAAWACADPGVQFDSTIQKWHTCKNTGRINASNPCSEYLFLDDSACNLASINLAKFLRDDNTFDIEGFQATVRVFITAMEIIVDLSSYPTENIAHRSHEYRPLGLGYANLGALLMRLGIPYDSDQACAYAGAITAILSGTGYQTSAEIAGSIGPFAGHANNSDAMLDVMRMHRDAAYSIDAMACPSDLLDAAKADWDVCLEKGERWGYRNSQISVIAPTGTISFLMDCDTTGIEPEFALVKFKKLAGGGYMKIVNQSVRDALHNLDYTLQQTEAIIKYLVGTGTFDGTPHINADTLKRKGFTQEDIARVAEMLPSAFDLNLAFAPGFLGEACLERLGITEEEAADLSFNLLSAIGFSENEISIAEEVICGTGTVEGAPHLSPTHYAVFDCAVQCGKHGTRYINHMGPLKMMAAVQPFISGAISKTVNVPNDATVDDIKTLYVEAWRRGVKCLAVYRDGSKGSQPLSTRSQQDAESETDEAIADASTERPIRKRLSDTRSSMTHKFSVGGHEGYIHVGFYEDGSPGEVFLRMSKEGTAVSGLMDSVAVLTSIALQYGVPLESLVNKFSHVRFEPSGFTSNPDIPMAKSIIDYVFRWLGTQFLTQEPQAGNMIDMDEEMVPPEELHPYGHGSNGETDSWLAHEKQVVLEYADAPPCLECGALMMRSGVCYRCANCGATSGCS; translated from the coding sequence ATGACGATTGATAATCCGAACGAGGTTGATGAAGAGGCAACCTCTCCAAAGCATTATAGCGGAGGTAATCGGATGGGACTCACTTTCACACCCTATTTCACCACGCCCGGCGTTCATCCCTACGACTTGTTGGAGTGGGAACGTCGCGACGCGGTCATTTACAATGAAAAGGGTGATGTTATCTTTAAACAGGAACAGGTTGAGGTGCCGGTAGACTGGACGCAGCTCGCGACAGATATTGCATCATCGAAATATTTCCGAAAAGCCGGATTACCCAGTGCTGAAGCGGAAGACAGTGCTCGCCAATTGGTTACACGGGTGGCGCGCACGCTCCGTCGCGCAGGCGAGGAATTCGGCGGGTATTTTGCTACTCCTGAAGACGCAGAGGCGTTTGAGATGGAATTGACGCATATCCTCGTTACACAACGGGGTGCTTTCAATTCACCTGTTTGGTTTAATTGCGGCTTGTGGCATGAATATCATATTGAGGGGGGCGGCGGCAGCTACTATTGGGACCGAGACGCACAGAAAGTCGAGGTTACGACCAATGCATACCAACACCCGCAAAATTCCGCCTGTTTCATCCAAAGCGTTGACGATTCTCTGGACTCTATGTTGGAGCTCCAGAGAGCCGAAGTGCGTCTCTTTAAATACGGCAGTGGCACAGGCTCGAACTTCAGCAAAGTCCGCGCGAAGGGTGAACTCCTCTCCGGCGGGGGTGAGAGTTCAGGGGTCCTGTCATTCCTCGAAGGCTTCGATCGATGGGCAGGTAGTATCAAATCTGGTGGTACTACAAGACGCGCAGCCAAAATGGTCATCCTCGACATGGATCACCCAGAAATTGCTGATTACATCGACTGGAAACTAAGAGAAGAGAACAAAGCGAAGGCGCTCATCGCTGCAGGATATCCAGCCGATTTCAATGGTGAGGCATATAGCACCGTCAGTGGACAGAATAGCAACAATTCTGTCCGGATTCCAGATGATTTCATGAGTGCCTACCTACAAGGGGATTCATGGAAAACGACGTACCGGACAAGCGGTGAAGTCGCCGACGAATACGATGCCAGAACGCTAATGGAGAAGATCGCTTATGCCGCTTGGGCATGCGCAGATCCGGGTGTCCAGTTTGACAGCACGATTCAGAAATGGCATACATGTAAAAATACAGGCAGGATTAATGCAAGTAATCCCTGCAGTGAATACCTCTTCTTAGATGATTCTGCCTGCAACCTCGCCAGCATTAACCTTGCGAAATTCTTGAGAGATGATAACACCTTTGACATTGAAGGCTTCCAGGCAACTGTGCGTGTGTTCATCACTGCGATGGAAATCATCGTAGATCTCTCTTCATATCCAACCGAAAATATAGCGCACCGTTCTCATGAATATCGTCCGCTCGGACTCGGTTATGCGAACTTGGGCGCGCTCTTGATGCGTTTAGGGATTCCCTACGACAGTGACCAAGCGTGTGCTTACGCAGGTGCGATTACCGCCATCCTGAGTGGTACGGGGTATCAAACAAGCGCAGAGATTGCGGGGAGTATCGGTCCTTTTGCGGGACACGCGAACAATAGCGACGCTATGTTGGACGTTATGCGGATGCACCGCGATGCCGCCTACAGTATCGATGCGATGGCATGCCCATCCGACCTTTTGGATGCTGCAAAAGCGGATTGGGATGTCTGTCTTGAAAAGGGAGAACGTTGGGGGTATCGGAACTCCCAAATTAGTGTTATCGCTCCGACCGGAACGATCTCTTTCCTGATGGATTGTGATACGACGGGGATTGAACCGGAGTTTGCGCTCGTCAAATTCAAGAAGTTGGCAGGCGGCGGGTACATGAAAATTGTGAATCAGAGCGTTCGTGATGCCTTGCACAACTTAGATTATACACTTCAGCAAACTGAAGCCATCATTAAGTATCTCGTCGGCACGGGCACTTTTGATGGGACCCCACACATCAATGCGGACACATTGAAACGGAAAGGCTTCACACAGGAAGATATCGCCCGTGTTGCGGAGATGTTACCGAGTGCGTTCGATCTGAACCTCGCTTTTGCCCCGGGTTTTCTCGGCGAAGCGTGTCTTGAACGGTTAGGTATAACCGAAGAAGAAGCCGCAGATCTCAGTTTTAATCTTCTCTCTGCAATCGGATTCAGTGAAAACGAAATCAGTATTGCTGAAGAGGTCATCTGTGGCACAGGCACGGTTGAGGGCGCGCCACACCTCTCACCGACGCACTATGCCGTTTTCGATTGCGCTGTCCAGTGTGGTAAGCACGGAACTCGTTACATAAATCACATGGGACCGCTGAAAATGATGGCGGCTGTGCAACCCTTTATCTCTGGTGCCATCTCCAAGACCGTCAACGTCCCGAACGACGCAACGGTAGACGACATCAAAACGCTATACGTGGAAGCGTGGCGGCGCGGTGTCAAATGTCTCGCCGTTTATCGGGATGGTAGCAAAGGTAGCCAACCGCTTTCAACCCGCAGCCAACAGGATGCGGAGAGTGAAACCGATGAGGCTATTGCTGACGCATCGACTGAACGTCCCATCAGGAAACGTCTGTCTGACACACGCTCCTCTATGACCCACAAATTTAGCGTAGGCGGTCATGAAGGCTATATCCACGTTGGGTTCTACGAAGATGGTAGCCCCGGAGAAGTTTTCCTCCGTATGAGCAAAGAGGGAACAGCTGTCTCTGGACTGATGGACTCTGTAGCGGTCCTCACTTCTATTGCGTTGCAGTACGGCGTGCCGTTAGAGTCGCTCGTGAATAAGTTCAGCCATGTCCGATTTGAACCGTCAGGTTTTACATCTAATCCTGACATTCCGATGGCGAAGTCGATTATAGATTACGTTTTCCGGTGGCTCGGCACACAATTTCTCACGCAGGAACCACAAGCGGGAAACATGATAGATATGGATGAAGAGATGGTCCCTCCTGAGGAACTCCATCCTTACGGACACGGGAGTAACGGTGAAACGGATTCATGGTTGGCGCATGAGAAGCAGGTCGTTCTCGAATATGCGGATGCGCCGCCCTGTCTCGAGTGCGGCGCCCTGATGATGAGAAGTGGGGTCTGCTATCGCTGCGCAAACTGTGGCGCAACGAGTGGATGTTCGTAA